Proteins from a single region of Ananas comosus cultivar F153 linkage group 3, ASM154086v1, whole genome shotgun sequence:
- the LOC109707743 gene encoding ribosome biogenesis protein BOP1 homolog, whose amino-acid sequence MKKEIPAEPLSDESKRSDSTDPSEDEELSSYYGEDGEENGESGGESDSSEDEVSSLDDAEDRGTNGDVIKSVEESDSSEDEVAPRNTIGEVPLEWYRDEEHVGYDVSGKKIKKQARKDKIESFLAGADNVKNWRKVYDEYNDEEVELTKEEIKVISRLLRGKTPHAGVDPYAPYVDWFVWEDKAHPLSSAPEPKRRFIRSKWEDKKVVRLVRAIRKGWIKFDKPKEESQFHLLWTDDSNAADNKRHGVNYIAAPKPKLPGHEESYNPSIEYVPTEEEKNAYQLMYEEDRPKFIPRRFESLRSVPAYDMAVKEVFDRCLDLYLCPRSRKKRLNIDPESLKPKLPSRKDLRPYPTTCYLEYRGHTGPVKSLSVEISGQWLASGSTDGTVRVWEVETGRCLKVWDVGESVQHVAWNPSQERPILAVALGHDVLLLNTGLGDAEVQMRIKELLHVEESKSSEDTGDHGSAVRWFRHDKYDGIVLKHFKSVSTVEWHSKGDYFATVVPTGESRSVLVHHLSEKQTKNPFRKLQGIPVSVAFHQKKKIFFVATKKFVRVYDLESQRMIKKLETGCREVSSISLHSTGDHVIVGSREGKMCWFDLDYSSKPYKTLKIHQKDITSVSFHRTYPLFASCSDDCTAYVFHGMVYSDLNQDPLIVPLEILHGHTRSDGRGVLCCKFHPRQPWLFTAGADSVIKLYCD is encoded by the exons ATGAAGAAGGAAATTCCTGCGGAGCCATTGTCTGATGAATCCAAGCGGAGCGACTCTACGGATCCATCTGAAGATGAG GAATTATCCTCTTATTATGGGGAAGATGGAGAAGAGAACGGAGAATCTGGAGGAGAGAGCGATTCCTCAGAAGATGAG GTATCATCTTTGGATGATGCGGAAGATCGGGGCACCAATGGGGATGTCATAAAGTCTGTAGAAGAGAGCGATTCCTCGGAAGATGAG GTGGCTCCTAGGAATACGATTGGAGAAGTACCGTTGGAGTGGTATAGAGATGAGGAGCATGTTGGGTATGATGTTTCTGGTAAGAAGATCAAGAAACAGGCCAGGAAGGACAAAATTGAGTCCTTTCTTGCCGGAGCAGATAATGTGAAAAATTG GAGAAAGGTCTATGATGAGTACAATGATGAGGAAGTGGAACTAACTAAGGAGGAGATTAAAGTTATTAGTAGACTGCTGAGAGGAAAGACTCCACATGCTGGAGTTGATCCATATGCG CCGTATGTTGATTGGTTTGTTTGGGAGGACAAAGCACATCCACTTTCAAGTGCCCCGGAGCCAAAGAGGCGATTTATTCGTTCAAAGTGGGAGGACAAGAAG GTTGTAAGATTAGTCAGAGCCATCCGCAAAGGGTGGATTAAGTTTGACAAACCGAAAGAGGAGTCTCAATTCCATTTGTTGTGGACAGATGATTCTAATGCAGCTGACAACAAAAGGCATGGTGTTAATTACATAGCTGCACCCAAACCAAAACTGCCAg GTCATGAAGAATCATACAACCCTTCTATAGAATACGTTCCTACAGAAGAGGAGAAGAATGCTTATCAGCTGATGTATGAGGAGGACCGTCCTAAATTTATCCCAAGGAG GTTTGAATCTCTTAGAAGTGTACCTGCTTATGACATGGCTGTTAAGGAAGTATTCGATCGGTGTTTAGACCTGTACTTATGTCCCAGATCTCGGAAGAAACGT CTTAATATTGATCCTGAATCTCTCAAGCCCAAGCTACCAAGCAGGAAAGATTTGAGGCCCTATCCCACAACATGTTATCTTGAATATAGAGGCCACACTGGTCCTGTCAAGTCGCTGTCTGTTGAAATATCAGGGCAGTGGCTGGCATCTG GTTCAACTGATGGAACTGTACGAGTTTGGGAGGTTGAAACTGGGCGTTGCCTTAAAGTCTGGGATGTTGGTGAATCTGTCCAGCATGTTGCATGGAACCCTTCACAGGAACGTCCTATCCTTGCAGTAGCCCT GGGGCATGACGTGCTTCTTTTGAACACGGGTTTGGGAGATGCGGAAGTACAGATGAGGATTAAGGAACTCCTGCATGTTGAGGAATCAAAATCATCAGAAGATACAG GGGATCATGGATCTGCTGTGAGGTGGTTTCGACATGACAAGTATGATGGCATCGTATTGAAGCATTTTAAG TCTGTGTCAACAGTTGAATGGCACTCCAAAGGAGACTATTTTGCTACTGTTGTGCCAACTG GTGAGTCGAGATCAGTATTGGTACACCATCTCTCTGAGAAGCAAACAAAAAACCCCTTTCGGAAGTTGCAGGGGATTCCAGTTTCAGTTGCttttcatcaaaaaaagaagattttctTTGTTGCGACAAAGAAATTTGTTCGTGTTTATGATCTTGAAAGTCAACGGATGATTAAAAAGCTTGAAACAGGTTGCCGCGAAGTCTCATCCATTTCTCTTCATTCTACAG GTGATCATGTTATTGTAGGGAGCAGGGAAGGTAAAATGTGTTGGTTTGATTTGGACTACTCATCGAAGCCGTACAAAACTCTGAA GATTCACCAGAAGGACATTACAAGTGTTTCTTTTCATCGAACATACCCTCTTTTTGCCTCATGTTCCGATGACTGCACAGCTTACGTGTTTCATGGGATGGTTTATTCAGATCTTAACCAGGATCCACTTATTGTCCCATTGGAAATTCTTCATGGCCATACGCGTTCAGATGGTAGAG GTGTATTATGTTGCAAATTCCATCCTCGACAGCCTTGGTTGTTCACTGCTGGTGCAGACTCCGTTATCAAGCTTTACTGCGACTGA